A window of the Podarcis raffonei isolate rPodRaf1 chromosome 4, rPodRaf1.pri, whole genome shotgun sequence genome harbors these coding sequences:
- the CFAP298 gene encoding cilia- and flagella-associated protein 298, whose translation MVLLHVKNGDESQFLLETTGSISIEDLTQEVTKIYNGRLKVHRVCAEIETLAEHGIFLPPNMQGLTDEQIEELKLKDEWAEKCIPSGGSTFKKDEIGRRNGHAPNEKMKQVLKATVEEAKALISKKQVQANVCVNKDMVKDALDQLRGAVMIVYPMGLPPYDPIRMEFEDKEDLSGTHAALEVIEEPEAQLWWAAKELKRTKQLSDYVGKNEKTKIIVKIQKKGQGAPAREPVISGEEHKQMILFYHRRQEELKKLEENDDDSFLDSEWADSHALKRHFHGVKDIKWRPK comes from the exons ATGGTTTTGCTCCATGTGAAGAATGGTGATGAGAGCCAATTTCTGCTGGAGACAACAGGCAGTATTTCCATTGAAGATTTAACACAGGAAGTGACCAAGATCTACAATGGAAGGCTCAAAGTTCATCGTGTTTGTGCAG aAATAGAAACACTGGCAGAACATGGTATTTTCTTACCACCTAACATGCAAGGTCTGACCGATGAGCAAATAGAAGAGCTGAAGCTGAAGGATGAATGGGCAGAAAAATGTATTCCAAGTGGTGGAAGCACCTTTAAAAAAGATGAAATTGGACGAAGAAATGGCCATG CtccaaatgaaaaaatgaaacagGTTTTAAAAGCAACAGTAGAAGAAGCCAAGGCACTAATATCTAAG AAACAAGTGCAAGCCAATGTGTGTGTTAATAAGGATATGGTGAAAGATGCACTGGACCAGCTCCGAGGAGCTGTAATGATTGTTTACCCAATGGGACTCCCTCCATATGACCCAATTAGAATGGAGTTTGAAGATAAAGAAGATCTGTCAGGAACTCAT GCTGCACTTGAGGTTATTGAGGAACCAGAGGCACAACTGTGGTGGGCAGCAAAAGAACTGAAGAGAACAAAGCAGCTTTCTGACTATGTGGGCAAAAATGAGAAAACCAAAATTATTGTGAAGATACAGAAA AAAGGACAAGGAGCTCCAGCCCGTGAGCCTGTCATAAGCGGTGAAGAACACAAACAGATGATCCTTTTTTATCACAGAAGGCAAGAGGAACTCAAG AAATTGGAAGAAAATGATGATGATTCATTTTTAGATTCTGAATGGGCTGACAGTCATGCCTTGAAAAGACATTTTCATGGTGTAAAGGACATTAAATGGAGACCCAAATGA